A window of Thermoproteus sp. genomic DNA:
TAACACGTCCAAACCACGGCTTCTGGCTCTCTCCAACATCCCTCTAGATATATCCACACATACGACATAACGGGGGCGCAACAACGCAGCGCCGAGGCCGGTCCCACATCCGGCATCTAGGATCCTATCGCCGATTATATGCGCCGACGCCTTTAAGTATTTAACGACCTGCTCCTGGCCGTACAGCTCGTCATAAGTCCTCGATAGGTTGTCGTAATATTCTACAAGCTCTTTCACCTAGTGACTACCAACAAGTCCTTCATCTCGTCCAGGATTTTGGCGCCCGGCCCCTCAAAGAATTCGCGGATGGGCCTCAGCGCCTCTATTAACGCGTTGGCCGTCGCCGCCTTTAGGTCGGCCGGATGTATCTGGCCGGAGATGTAGGCCTTTTCGAGCTCTTCATAACTCCAAAACTCTAGGGGACCGCCGTATTTAGCCGGCCTCTCCAGCACGAACGGGCTTTTCCTCTCCTCCCTAAAGGCTGATATATGTAAGATCTCCAATACGGGGTTGTACTCGGCGTCTCTAGGCGGGCAGTAGGCCTTAGATATCTTCTCCCTTATGGAGTCCGGGGCGTCGTGTACGAAGATCGCGCTTTGCGGGATAGATTTAGACATTTTCATTTCGCTCAATTCCTCTTTGCTTTTAGGCCTCTCGGATATATTTAAAGCGGGCAGGAGCTTGTGATGTAGCGCCACCGGCTTTATCCTCTTGCCGTCTACTGTAAGCGGATAGAACCGCGTCTTGAGGGCAACCTCGCGCGCAAGTATGTGAGCCCTCCTTTGGTCTATGCCGCCGTGCGGTATGTGGGCGCCTAACGCGAACACATCGGCGACTTGAAGCGGCGGGTAGACCAAATATGCCAGAGGTATCGAGTCCCCCATCTTCCTGCCCAATATAGTCAGGCTGTGGCGCACTTCTGAGAGGGTTAAGTTCCTCACGATGTCCATAAGCAAGAACCAATACTCGTCGTTGTTGTGATATAGGTCGGACCCCAAGACGAACCTAACGCCGTCTGGGTCCCCTCCGAGAGCCTCAATTATCTTCTTGAAGGCTTGGGTGTAATAAGACACAGCGACTCTTCTTATGGCCTCTAAATCGCCCCCCAGCTTGTTGTTAAGCCACGAGTGTATATCGGCTAGAAATATCGTCGGCCTTACGCCGGCCTTTTGGAGGTCCACCACCTTAGCCATACTGACGAGTCCAGTCCCTATGTGGATATATCCGGATATCTCAAAGCCTATGTAGTGATTGAGCTTGTAGCCAGACTCCAAAAGGCCCTTTAACTCGTCAAGCGTTAAGACCTCCTCAGTGGGGTATCTAGTAATCAGCCTAAGCCTCTCCTCGAGGTCCATGGCTCAATTAACGGTTATTTTTAACTGCTTTAGCGAGGTCGATGCGCGTAGCCAGCGACGTAATAATCGCGAGGGGGCATGTCAACATAACTGCGAGGAACAAGAGGACTCTAGAAGTCACGAGAGACCCCTACGTGACGAGGAGTGGCGACTGTATTATAGCTTGTTGCGCCGATAAGGCGGGCCCTTCGCTCGCCAGAGAGCTAAGAGAGGCGTTGAGGCGGCCTGGCGTCGTCGAGGTGGTCATAGAGGCCGGAGGCGTCTACGAGGTGGTGAGAGGCAGGACTCCCCTCTCGGCTCCCGATAATCCCCATAGGTTGGTCATGAGGAAGAGCAACTTCGTCGACGACTCGACGTTGATGGTCGCAGCGGACAAGGCGGCCGCCGATCTATCGCGAAGACTAGTGGAGGCCTTGAGGAAAGAAATAATAGTGAAGGTAACAATACGGGCATGGACATCAGAGGGCTTTTAGTGAGGAAGGCCTTCCATATAGTCGGCGCGGTCCTTCTCGCCGTCCCTCTTTTCGTGGACGTCTCGGTGTCGATATATTACGCGGCATTGGCGCTAGTAGCTGGCGTTTTCTATTCCATACAGGTAAAACGACCTCAATTACTCCTCGACTTAAGACAAGATATTTTTAGGAGCTTGGAGAACGTCTTCGACAACCTCGATAGGATCGTGCCGGTCGGCCGCGCCGATTTAAAGCTACAATACGACTTACTGTTGAGCTCCATAGAGAAGGCCATAGAGGCCGCCGAGAGGGACTACGAAAAACGCGGCGGCTATCTAGGGCTCTTGATGGGGGCCGTGGGGGTTCTGATATCCTATAACGTCTTCGGCGCTAGCCACTTGGCGCCCGCCGTTGTGGGGCTGGCGGTATACGATACATTCTCGGCACTTGTGGGGACCGCCCTCGGCAAGCATAAACTGCCTGGCTCCAACGCGACCTTTGAGGGAATTTTAGGAGGCTCTGCGCCCACATTGGCCGTGCTGACCGCTTTGGGCTATAAGCCTCTTGTATCCCTAATAATAACTCTATTTATAATACCGGCAGAAGCTTATGGAATTGAAGACAACTTAGTCGTGCCCATCGCCGCATCTGCCGCCGCATATCTGGCTGGGTTTATTTGACGAAATAAAAACCTTTGGCCTTAACGCCTAGCCTCCTCGCGGCTTTGGCCAACCTCACATCGTCTGTCAAGAGCACGCAACCGGTCTTATGGGCTAGCGCCAACACAGAGGCGTCCGCTCTGCTTAGCCCTGCCTTAGAGTATGCCGCAAGTTCCTTCTCGTCTATATCGACGACCTCGACGTTGAGTATCTCCAACGCCGCTTGTGCCCTTACGTCTTTTATCTCCTCTAGGACGTATTTAGTAGTCAATAGGCGCGAACCTTGGAAGAGCCTCAGATCTCTACCGTGAAACAAAGCGCTTGCGTCTAACACGAAGCAGCTCATTGCGATAACAGCCTGGCGGATACCCTCTCGTAGAAGTCGTACTCGCCGAACACCACGAGCTTTAAATTACGGCCGCCCCTCCTAATGTGGAAGGACCTGCCCCTCTGGACGTCGTAACCGTCGCAAGTCAGCTCGGCTTCCTGCGCCGTGAGGACTTCAAGAGGCTCTTGGGGCACTACGAGGGGCCTTAGGTGGAGCGTATAGGGAGCCAGAAATGATATAACAAAGGCGGCCAGTCTATAGTCGACTATGGGGCCCCATGTGGATATGGCATAGCCGGTTGATCCCTGGGGGGTAGCCACGATGACTCCGTCGGCGCGTCCGCTAACTATTTGGGTGCCGCCCACTATTTTGAAGGAGAGGAGCTTTCTATAGTCGACGTTTCGAATCACGACCTCGTTGACCGCCGTACAGCCTGCATCTATTGTCGGCAATTCGACCACGTTGAATTCGCTTGAAAGGACCCGCTTGGCGATTTCCTCCAGCTTCATTTCCCCTATTCTAACACTCCTATAGAAGTTTATACGCCCCCCGCCTATATGTACCACCAATGAGTCCAACACACAAGGATATCTGTGTATAGTCTCCAACAGAGTGCCGTCGCCGCCGACCACTACAGTCACATCGGGACGTTTCGAGCAATCCACATCGGAGGCTCCCAACAGCGACTTCAACTTGTTGGCCACATCGGCTAGATCTACGCGATATGCTATGGAGATCACAGAACTAACTGGTCCGTGTTATTACAGTTAACCCTATAGCTCGTAGGGGCCTCTAAGATATGTAGCCGGCGGGATCCCAATCAATATAGAGGGTGGGGCTTCCCTCTGTCGGTCAACTCCTCCAGGTCGGCCCTACTTAATCTGAAATACCAAGCGTGGCCGTCCGGCGCCAACTTGGCCTCTTTTCGCCTACAGCGCCCTTCAGATATACAACCCGCCAACAGCTCGTTAAAGGTCTCGGCATGGGCCTTCGCGACCCCCTCCTCCGAGTGCCACAACGAAACGTCCCCAATTCCCGTCACCTTCCCGCCCATAGCTGTCCAATCCCCCCTCACACGGAGCACCGAATAGATATATATGCCGTCTTCCGCATCGACGCGGAATATGTAGTGTCTCTTCCTGGCAATAAGCAGAGAGACGCCGTTCGGCAACTGCGGCGTTCCGCCCCTTTTCAAGACGTCTCCAATAGCCATAGCGACTAGCCCCCACATTGCATCCCGCCCCAACTTCACGCCCAGTCGCGTCGCCTTGACGCGTATTCCCTTAGCCCTTAATATAGGATAGAGCGATGCGTCCTCCAAGAGGATGCCTCTGTTGCCTCTCAACAACACGAATTCGACTCTGCGTTCAGCCCCACCCTGCCTTATAATTACTGCGTCGCCTGCCAACGAGACCTCCATAGGCTCTGCGCTTAGCGCTCTCTCCTCAAACGCGGCGATTATGGGGCGAGTCACGTAAAGGTAATAGACGGCAGACCGTCCTCTCCGCCTCCTGCCTATCCTCCCCACTTGCGCCTCAGAGCCTATGGCGTCTAGCGCTTCCTTCAAGGCGGCCTTAAGGGCCCTCAACGTCTCAATATCGGCATGTTGAAGCATTACCTGCCTGCCGACGTACTTCCCGCCGACAGCCCGCCAGACGCCGTCGTGGCGGAACGTAAATTGATAATAGGCGCCCTTCCCGTCAACGCGCTTAAAGACGTATAGGTCTCTATATTCGTCTTCGTCCAGGGGATACAAGCGCTGGTACCCCTCAGGCGTTATGCCAGCGGCGATCGACATGCCCCAGTAGGACTCCCCATTAAGGCGGACCGCCCTCCCCCTAACCTCGGCGTAGACGCCAGCCGCCCTTAAGCGCCTATAGAGACTTATCGCCTCTTCGGCAGCTCCGAGTTGAATTACTGCGTAGGGCTGAAGCTTGCCGTGAAGCGCCCTCTCGCCGAACTCGACAAGCCTGCCGTCTACCTCGAAACGCATTCCGCCGAGGTGCTTGACGGCGGCGGGCTCGGCGGCGATGAGCTCCGAGCGGCGCCCTATACGTCTCAACAGCTCCTCACGGAAGCCGCCGTAGAATACAAGCTCCTTCACGCCGCCGCCACTCCAAATCGGCGTGACGCGTAGCCCCTCCGCCTTTAGCAGTCGATACAGTTCGCCTAAGTGTTCTTTAAAGATGCCCTCCCCCTCGTTAGCACACAGACGTCCGAGAAATCGTTTTTGCCCCTCACGATACCTCACCTCTATATCGACAAAAGGCCGCTCCGGCCTCGTCTCGAACCATCTGTAGAACCAAAGGCGGAACTTCAAGTCGCCGTTTTCCCTCAAATCTAAAATCTCTATCTTCGCGACTGTCCGGCCCTTACCCCTCAGCCCCCTGCCCTCCATACCTAATACAAGCGATCGTGTATTCCTCATCAACAGTAGGTAAAGAAGGACCCTGCCCGCCGTTGTGTCGACGACGTAATGGTCCTCCCCTCCGCTCTCGGCCCCTCCGCCCATGGCCCTGGCGAGCTCTTTGATGCCTAGACACGGAGGGGATTCGCAATACAGACGGCATCTGCGTGAGTCCATCGAAAGCCTATATTGCTCCCACACGGTCCCTCCGCCCATCCGAACTGGATAGGCGAATGCCGCATCGATATTTTCGCCGTCCTGTCTGACCTTTAAAATATAGGCATGATCGGCCAGCCGACGCACATGAGGAAACTTCTCAAACACCCTCTTGAACATGTCATTCACTATATCCTAAAGACCTGTTGATTTAAGCCCCACGGCGTTAGTGTGGAGCGAACCTCAGTCTTAACTCACTGCCAGCGCACAGCGCCGACAGGAATCTGTGAACAAGCCGGAGGCGACAACCACGGTGATCGCTCCGGCAAGAAAAATTAAATAACCCGCGACGAGGTTAGATACGCCGGGGTGGCCGAGCGGCCCAAGGCGCGGGTCGGCAGAACCGCGCGAACCTGGAGAGTCCGTCCCCGCAAGGGGGCGTGGGTTCAAATCCCACCCCCGGCGCATTTCTACTCTTGCTGTCTATCGTGGGCGCGAAGGGACTATGTAGCACCTTGTGGACGCACGTATAGCGCCGATTTAGAGGACTTTACGCAGGGCTATTCACGTGTCTGAATTTAGCCCTTGAGTGACAGATAGGAGGTTTTAGTGCGGGGGGTGGGATTTGAACCCACGTAGGCCTACGCCACAGGGTCTTGAGCCCTGCCCCTTTGACCTGGCTCGGGCACCCCCGCCTGTGCTAT
This region includes:
- a CDS encoding methyltransferase domain-containing protein, which produces MKELVEYYDNLSRTYDELYGQEQVVKYLKASAHIIGDRILDAGCGTGLGAALLRPRYVVCVDISRGMLERARSRGLDVLMADVRLLPLRPKSFDTALAITVFENISDARILSTYADVVVAETLGVWLVLKSDE
- a CDS encoding tyrosine--tRNA ligase, whose translation is MDLEERLRLITRYPTEEVLTLDELKGLLESGYKLNHYIGFEISGYIHIGTGLVSMAKVVDLQKAGVRPTIFLADIHSWLNNKLGGDLEAIRRVAVSYYTQAFKKIIEALGGDPDGVRFVLGSDLYHNNDEYWFLLMDIVRNLTLSEVRHSLTILGRKMGDSIPLAYLVYPPLQVADVFALGAHIPHGGIDQRRAHILAREVALKTRFYPLTVDGKRIKPVALHHKLLPALNISERPKSKEELSEMKMSKSIPQSAIFVHDAPDSIREKISKAYCPPRDAEYNPVLEILHISAFREERKSPFVLERPAKYGGPLEFWSYEELEKAYISGQIHPADLKAATANALIEALRPIREFFEGPGAKILDEMKDLLVVTR
- a CDS encoding DUF371 domain-containing protein, which gives rise to MRVASDVIIARGHVNITARNKRTLEVTRDPYVTRSGDCIIACCADKAGPSLARELREALRRPGVVEVVIEAGGVYEVVRGRTPLSAPDNPHRLVMRKSNFVDDSTLMVAADKAAADLSRRLVEALRKEIIVKVTIRAWTSEGF
- a CDS encoding phosphatidate cytidylyltransferase produces the protein MDIRGLLVRKAFHIVGAVLLAVPLFVDVSVSIYYAALALVAGVFYSIQVKRPQLLLDLRQDIFRSLENVFDNLDRIVPVGRADLKLQYDLLLSSIEKAIEAAERDYEKRGGYLGLLMGAVGVLISYNVFGASHLAPAVVGLAVYDTFSALVGTALGKHKLPGSNATFEGILGGSAPTLAVLTALGYKPLVSLIITLFIIPAEAYGIEDNLVVPIAASAAAYLAGFI
- a CDS encoding PIN domain nuclease; amino-acid sequence: MSCFVLDASALFHGRDLRLFQGSRLLTTKYVLEEIKDVRAQAALEILNVEVVDIDEKELAAYSKAGLSRADASVLALAHKTGCVLLTDDVRLAKAARRLGVKAKGFYFVK
- a CDS encoding NAD(+)/NADH kinase, whose product is MISIAYRVDLADVANKLKSLLGASDVDCSKRPDVTVVVGGDGTLLETIHRYPCVLDSLVVHIGGGRINFYRSVRIGEMKLEEIAKRVLSSEFNVVELPTIDAGCTAVNEVVIRNVDYRKLLSFKIVGGTQIVSGRADGVIVATPQGSTGYAISTWGPIVDYRLAAFVISFLAPYTLHLRPLVVPQEPLEVLTAQEAELTCDGYDVQRGRSFHIRRGGRNLKLVVFGEYDFYERVSARLLSQ